In one window of Musa acuminata AAA Group cultivar baxijiao chromosome BXJ3-2, Cavendish_Baxijiao_AAA, whole genome shotgun sequence DNA:
- the LOC103974745 gene encoding short-chain dehydrogenase TIC 32, chloroplastic — translation MASEPARAREREREREMWPFHRRGPSGFSSSSTAEEVTEGLDGSGLTAIVTGASSGIGTETARVLALRGVHVVMGVRNLSAGHNVKEAIIKDIPTAKVDVLELDLSSMASVKKFTSQFGALNLPLNILINNAGILATPFMCSHDGIELQFATNHIGHFLLTHLLLEKMKNTTHSCNVEGRIVNVSSEGHRLTYLKGIRFDKINDKSGYYCYFAYGQSKLANILHTVELSRRLKEEGVNITANSLHPGVIVTNLFRHHGFVNAILGTAGKLVTKNVHQGAATTCYVALHPQVKGVTGKYFSNSNHATPSSRTSDANLASKLWDLSMDMISSCL, via the exons ATGGCGAGCGAGCCAgcaagagcgagagagagagagagagagagagagatgtggccGTTCCACAGGCGAGGGCCGTCcggcttctcctcttcctccacggcCGAGGAAGTGACGGAGGGACTCGATGGGAGTGGCCTGACTGCCATTGTTACAG GAGCATCAAGTGGCATTGGCACTGAAACTGCACGTGTTCTGGCACTCCGTGGTGTTCATGTTGTTATGGGAGTGAGGAATTTATCTGCGGGCCATAATGTTAAAGAAGCAATCATTAAGGATATCCCCACTGCAAAAGTTGATGTCTTGGAGTTGGACCTAAGCTCAATGGCATCAGTAAAGAAATTCACTTCACAATTTGGCGCTCTAAATCTTCCACTAAACATCCTTAT TAATAATGCAGGAATCTTGGCAACTCCCTTTATGTGTTCACATGATGGTATCGAGCTTCAGTTTGCAACAAACCACATTG GTCATTTTCTTCTCACTCATCTTTTGTTGGAAAAGATGAAGAATACGACACACAGCTGTAATGTTGAGGGCAGGATAGTCAATGTTTCATCTGAGGGACACAGGCTTACTTACCTTAAAGGCATTCGTTTTGACAAGATTAATGATAAATCAGG GTATTATTGTTATTTTGCTTATGGGCAATCAAAACTTGCTAATATTTTGCACACAGTTGAGCTATCTAGACGTTTAAAG GAAGAAGGGGTGAATATAACAGCCAATTCACTACACCCAGGAGTCATTGTCACTAATCTTTTCCGTCACCATGGTTTTGTGAATG CCATTTTGGGTACCGCTGGGAAGTTAGTGACGAAAAATGTTCATCAA GGAGCGGCAACAACATGTTACGTGGCACTTCACCCGCAAGTAAAGGGGGTGACAGGAAAATACTTCAGCAACAGCAACCATGCCACCCCAAGTTCCCGAACCTCTGATGCAAATTTGGCCAGCAAATTGTGGGATCTCAGCATGGATATGATCTCATCTTGCCTTTGA
- the LOC135630682 gene encoding auxin-responsive protein SAUR36-like, which yields MSLPLPSPHARREKEWMSEPSLFSSSLGHQSTPLAVTMKRYRGGFRLGRRLVRIWRRVFRLEGGYHRRPGPAPSSAISNARRPIESSTVATRLFDWGRSLSRRLRRRREDRAPLLEEDAWGPPPKGHLAVYVGGGQPRRYVVPVIYFNHPLFGELLREAEEEFGFQHPGGITIPCPAAKFERVRTRIAAAGCHLRRKSSSSRFLPL from the coding sequence ATGTCGCTTCCTCTCCCCTCCCCTCACGCACGCAGAGAGAAGGAATGGATGTCTGAACCGAGTCTTTTCTCGTCGTCCTTGGGACATCAATCGACTCCTTTGGCCGTCACGATGAAGAGATACAGAGGAGGGTTCAGGTTGGGCCGCCGTCTCGTGAGAATCTGGCGGCGGGTCTTCCGCCTCGAAGGCGGCTACCACCGCCGCCCCGGCCCCGCCCCTTCCTCGGCCATCTCCAATGCTCGCCGCCCGATCGAGAGCTCCACGGTGGCCACGAGGCTCTTCGATTGGGGCCGGAGCCTctcccgccgcctccgccgccgccgcgaaGACCGGGCGCCGCTCCTGGAGGAGGATGCGTGGGGGCCGCCTCCCAAGGGGCACCTCGCGGTGTACGTCGGCGGGGGGCAGCCGCGGCGGTACGTGGTGCCGGTCATCTACTTCAACCACCCTTTGTTCGGGGAGCTGCTgcgggaggcggaggaggagttcGGGTTCCAGCACCCCGGCGGCATCACCATCCCCTGCCCTGCCGCCAAGTTCGAGCGCGTCCGGACCCGTATCGCTGCCGCCGGCTGCCATCTCCGCcggaagagcagcagcagcagattctTACCGCTCTAA